The following coding sequences are from one Plasmodium knowlesi strain H genome assembly, chromosome: 9 window:
- a CDS encoding alternative splicing factor SR-MG, putative: protein MVENGCSLLIKNLSFHTSPDKIRKIFQSFGKVRDVYLPLDHYTRRPRGFGFVEYYEPQYAKEALITLNHTKIDGNEVKIIIAQNRRKSPETMKMYQRSVHKGRYRGHPYRSDSSGKRIHRKRDKSNEEGRRKYYRSKSRITHKMRKKEKRLKGKKVPSRYRPGKKYSESASTYSASSSYRSSYSRESKCGSSLSQHRRRSRKGDRSWERGAVRSSSSRTTSYSTVSYGSEKGKRKNRGKNPKRGQGEGEKEGSKKDIKRQTKETLSRNVSLSKGEGASRDGEPWKEPPEGTDKHIRKDIRRQICRSFSLSRKSQERDKVSQNCALKRVSYSTEEEDHPGEETDDHGKSLKYGERVGTMKSKKKGKLSENSSEDTNFHRERKEESNLNEEEPEPNFQGIPTNEQSKQPYFLHHMEEGEGKKGGTKKNAKSVSPSTSGDINCEGVIHQDGRDKTHAEREAAPAKRVHREGSNNGSSSNKDSGSSKETDEEESSSPHMTKRKRICLSTTASNTNSTQMDHLPNGEVENGNGVHRKNKSSSSPIGQENNVNLKENLELCYLSQYDNAKGGKNFDPREECIGGNENSSSRTSSTYRGCRKEQKGKYITKIRRKKRINERHSTDRSSIGDKKKVGIRRKEGESGKTKNGHRRMMKEGREKRGRVTLSVSESRDRSNGEGETAAGVIDHAAIGEDEKRERFANSAVESLGRAKITMERSNTPCCSNGSYRGSPVGRDTKRGNTQPESVASHRSRTICDVASERPDGEKGIAKGKKSISGNGSDGKGDDERYGRRTRRLKRSGIPRDAEENPREKRRRKGQETKTGSDSIDERTHTKRKELQKGNMKKMSKISKSKKEKFTKKRWPKKSYDSSTYSQSSGSRSLLESSIGGSSSYIESSKMEKSMNHFSAKGSKGKEHKRDMRRRRERRIEGDAYCDSSSSISYGDSPVVRSKR from the coding sequence AAAAtcaggaaaattttccagaGCTTTGGTAAAGTACGAGATGTCTACCTACCCTTAGATCATTACACAAGGAGACCAAGGGGCTTCGGCTTCGTAGAATATTATGAACCCCAGTATGCAAAAGAAGCATTGATTACTTTAAACCATACGAAGATAGACGGTAATGAAGTTAAAATTATCATTGCCCAGAATAGGAGGAAATCCCCAGAGACGATGAAGATGTACCAACGGAGTGTACATAAAGGTAGGTACAGGGGGCATCCTTATAGGAGTGACAGTAGCGGCAAAAGAATTCACAGAAAAAGAGATAaatcaaatgaagaagggaGACGAAAATATTACCGAAGTAAGAGTCGTATAACGcataaaatgagaaaaaaggaaaaaagactgaaagggaaaaaagtgcCTAGCAGATATCGGCCCGGTAAAAAGTATTCCGAGAGCGCTTCCACCTACAGCGCGTCTTCTTCGTACCGTTCGTCCTACAGCAGGGAAAGTAAATGTGGGAGCAGCCTAAGCCAACATAGAAGGCGAAGTCGAAAAGGAGATCGAAGCTGGGAGAGAGGCGCTGTAAGAAGCAGCAGCAGCAGAACGACCAGCTACAGCACCGTCAGCTACGGAagcgaaaaagggaaaagaaaaaacagaggGAAAAACCCAAAACGAGGACAAGGGGAAggcgaaaaggaaggaagcaaGAAAGACATAAAGAGGCAGACAAAAGAAACCCTCAGTAGAAACGTTAGCCTGAGTAAGGGCGAAGGAGCAAGCAGAGACGGAGAACCTTGGAAAGAACCTCCTGAAGGCACTGACAAACACATCCGTAAAGACATACGAAGGCAAATCTGTAGGAGCTTCTCTCTCAGCAGAAAGAGCCAGGAAAGAGATAAAGTTTCGCAGAACTGCGCGCTTAAGAGGGTAAGCTACTCTACCGAGGAGGAAGACCATCCTGGGGAAGAGACTGATGACCATGGAAAGTCACTTAAATATGGAGAAAGAGTAGGGACAATGAAAagtaagaagaaaggaaagttAAGTGAGAATTCCAGTGAAGACACAAACTTCCACAGGGagcgaaaggaagaaagtaaCTTAAATGAGGAAGAACCAGAACCGAATTTTCAGGGAATCCCAACAAATGAACAGAGTAAACAACCATACTTCCTGCACCATATGgaagagggagaaggaaaaaaaggaggaacaaaaaaaaatgctaagtCCGTAAGTCCCAGTACCTCCGGTGATATAAACTGCGAAGGGGTAATACACCAGGACGGAAGAGACAAGACGCATGCAGAAAGAGAGGCAGCACCTGCAAAGAGGGTACATCGAGAAGGCAGTAATAACGGAAGCAGTAGTAATAAGGACAGTGGCTCCTCGAAAGAGAcggatgaagaggaaagcTCCTCTCCACATAtgacaaaaagaaaacgcaTATGTCTATCCACCACTGCAAGTAACACAAATAGCACACAGATGGACCATCTCCCAAATGGTGAAGTAGAAAATGGTAACGGAGTAcatagaaaaaacaaatccaGCTCCAGTCCAATAGGGCAGGAAAATAATGTCAACCTGAAGGAAAACTTGGAACTGTGTTACCTCAGCCAATATGATAatgcaaaggggggaaaaaacttcGACCCTAGGGAAGAATGCATTGGTGGTAATGAAAATTCATCCAGTAGGACTAGCAGCACCTACAGAGGATGcaggaaagaacaaaagggaaaatatataacaaaaattaggagaaaaaaaagaattaatgaGAGGCACTCAACTGATAGGTCCTCCATAGGGGATAAGAAAAAGGTTGGTATCAGAcggaaggagggggaaagcgGAAAAACTAAGAATGGACACAGAAGAATGATGAAGGAAGGGcgagaaaaaagaggcagAGTAACCTTAAGCGTAAGTGAGAGTAGAGATCGATCCAACGGTGAAGGAGAAACAGCCGCTGGAGTGATAGACCACGCTGCAATTGGGGAGGACGAAAAACGGGAAAGGTTCGCAAATAGTGCAGTAGAATCACTTGGACGGGCAAAAATCACGATGGAGAGAAGTAACACCCCCTGCTGCAGTAACGGTAGCTATAGAGGTAGTCCCGTTGGACGGGACACGAAGAGGGGAAACACACAACCTGAAAGTGTGGCATCACACAGAAGTAGAACTATCTGTGATGTTGCGAGCGAACGACCAGATGGGGAAAAGGGCATtgcgaaggggaaaaagagtATCAGCGGTAACGGCAGCGATGGCAAAGGGGATGATGAAAGGTATGGCCGCCGCACACGACGGTTAAAACGATCCGGCATACCCAGGGACGCAGAGGAGAACCCTCGCGAGAAGCGCAGGCGCAAGGGACAAGAAACCAAAACGGGTAGCGACTCAATTGATGAAAGGACACAtacgaaaaggaaggaactgcaaaaggggaacatgaaaaaaatgtcaaaaaTAAGTAAgtccaaaaaggagaaattcacaaaaaaaaggtggccAAAAAAATCGTATGACAGTTCGACGTACAGTCAAAGCAGTGGAAGTAGGTCCCTTCTGGAATCCTCCATCGGGGGTAGTAGTTCTTACATCGAGTCTTCtaagatggaaaaaagtaTGAATCACTTTTCTGCGAAAGGTTccaaggggaaggaacaCAAACGAGACATGCGAAGGCGCAGGGAAAGAAGGATAGAGGGCGACGCGTATTGTGATAGCTCCTCCTCCATCAGCTATGGGGACTCTCCAGTGGTTCGAAGCAAGCGTTAA
- a CDS encoding small nuclear ribonucleoprotein F, putative, whose translation MSVGIAPLNPKPFLNSLAGNRVIIKLKWGMEYKGNLKSFDAYMNIRLANAEEWIHGEYKGTLGEIFLRCNNILYIREDKETENSSE comes from the exons ATGTCAGTG GGAATAGCTCCTCTCAACCCTAAGCCCTTCCTGAATAGTCTGGCTGGAAACCGAGTGATCATAAAGCTAAAATGGGGCATGGAATACAAGG GGAACCTTAAATCTTTTGACGCCTACATGAATATACGCCTGGCCAACGCGGAAGAATGGATTCATGGAGAGTACAAAGGCACCCTGGGGGAGATATTCCTGAG gTGTAACAACATATTGTACATTCGGGAGGACAAGGAAACGGAGAATTCATCTGAATGA
- a CDS encoding protein phosphatase, putative, with translation MWNQLQEGDNEYPTNNRGIASGFKKYKSFIYILLIILVVFGVFISYYELNDKQVDFELDCNDLNEKCLKYKYPEFKPKRLIIVDVNSENNNVILRSSAPLFNGVFSEELLRKHIKEVMEEGKLKYSDDMALYIISFLRNDPKEGCCYTSERCYVKDANIVNQIIRGHQEDPYEVDAKTLDNELKSLNWDTDQLLSRINELNEKFQTMKNTIFIIHCRRGRDRTGEYVGAYKMIVKKQNFDSVMKENEEIGKVKSPYVKMEKWLCLYLEKVMGYTDIGCYDFR, from the exons ATGTGGAACCAACTGCAGGAAGGAGATAATGAATACCCTACTAACA ACAGAGGGATTGCAAGCGGAttcaaaaaatacaaaagctTCATCTACATTTTGCTGATAATTCTGGTCGTTTTTGGCGTCTTCATTTCTTACTACGAATTGAACGATAAAC AGGTTGACTTCGAGCTTGACTGCAATGATCTAAACGAAAAATGTCTCAAGTACAAATATCCAGAATTTAAGC CTAAACGACTTATCATCGTTGACGTGAACTCTGAGAACAACAACGTTATCCTAAGGAGTAGCGCCCCCTTATTCAATG GCGTATTTTCCGAGGAACTACTGCGCAAGCACATCAAGGAAGttatggaagaaggaaaactgAAATACAGCGATGACATGGCTCTGTACATAATCTCCTTTTTGAGGAACGATCCTAAG GAGGGATGCTGCTACACCTCAGAAAGGTGTTACGTAAAAGACGCAAATATTGTTAACCAAATTATTCGGGGACATCAGGAAGATCCTTACGAAGTGGATGCGAAG ACCCTCGATAATGAACTGAAGAGCCTGAACTGGGATACGGATCAACTACTGAGCAGAATAAATGAACTGAATGAAAAGTTTCAAACCATGAAGAACACCATCTTCATTATCCACTgcagaaggggaagagaTAGAACAGGAGAGTACGTCGGCGCGTACAAAATGattgtaaaaaaacaaaactttGACTCAGTTATGAAGGAGAATGAAGAGATAGGAAAGGTTAAGAGTCCCTatgtgaaaatggaaaaatggctGTGCCTGTACTTGGAAAAGGTTATGGGATACACCGACATAGGTTGCTACGACTTTAGGTGA
- a CDS encoding deoxyuridine 5'-triphosphate nucleotidohydrolase, putative, whose translation MHLQILCLNDEVREMYKNHKTHHEGDSGLDLFIIKDEVLKPKSTTFVKLGIKAIALQYKYNYYYKSNANTGAQVGMGGACMKKSSADQNSPEVVNTSYLLFPRSSISKTPLRLANSIGLIDAGYRGELIAALDNTSEEEYVIKKNDKLVQLVSFTGEPLSFELVDELDETSRGEGGFGSTSNK comes from the coding sequence ATGCATCTCCAAATTTTGTGCCTAAATGACGAAGTCCGGGAAATGTACAAGAACCACAAGACACATCACGAAGGAGACAGTGGCTTGGATCTGTTCATAATCAAGGATGAAGTTCTGAAGCCCAAGTCTACTACCTTTGTAAAGTTAGGAATTAAAGCAATAGCCCTCCAATACAAGTATAATTACTACTACAAGAGTAATGCGAATACGGGTGCACAAGTCGGCATGGGTGGTGCCTGCATGAAGAAGAGCAGTGCCGATCAAAACAGCCCAGAGGTCGTAAATACTAGCTACTTGTTATTTCCTAGGAGCAGTATTTCAAAGACTCCACTGCGACTAGCCAATTCTATAGGATTAATAGATGCAGGCTACCGAGGGGAACTCATTGCTGCTTTGGACAACacaagtgaagaagaatatgtgattaaaaagaatgacaAGTTAGTACAGCTTGTTTCCTTCACGGGTGAACCCCTTTCTTTTGAGTTGGTGGATGAGTTGGATGAGACGTCCAGGGGAGAGGGCGGCTTCGGTTCAACGTCCAACAAGTAG
- a CDS encoding tRNA (guanine-N(7)-)-methyltransferase, putative: protein MKKHKVPCKKFYRQRAHCNPLSDSYIRYPLNCSHVDWRVHYPHLPSEGCKTQVETINSVETKHTTNVTEEGRIDQDSPILQLNTNKYPIDYNQGPPKYATHAQVTILDVGCGYGGLLFELSKAFPDKLILGMEIRDKITNYVGEKIHSYRKNYPPQYKNISVIRTNAMKFLPNYIKKNQIEKLFFCFPDPHFKKQNWRRRTITIENLSLYYYLLKTGGLIYFITDVYTLYLWVKFCFSKYPSFQLLSPEECQDDICVQLIHGSSEESKRVRRNQQAMYFCVARKV from the coding sequence ATGAAGAAGCACAAAGTGCCGTGTAAAAAGTTTTACAGACAGAGGGCCCACTGCAACCCCCTCTCGGACAGCTACATAAGGTACCCCTTGAATTGCAGCCACGTGGACTGGCGCGTTCACTACCCTCATTTGCCCTCCGAGGGGTGCAAAACACAAGTGGAAACGATCAACAGTGTAGAAACAAAGCATACCACCAACGTGACGGAGGAAGGGCGCATCGACCAAGACAGCCCGATCCTCCAACTGAACACTAACAAGTACCCCATCGACTATAACCAAGGTCCTCCCAAATATGCAACCCACGCACAAGTCACCATCCTAGATGTCGGATGTGGCTATGGAGGCCTGCTATTCGAGCTGAGCAAAGCCTTCCCAGATAAACTTATCCTAGGTATGGAAATAAGGGACAAAATTACCAACTAcgtaggagaaaaaatccactcatacagaaaaaattaccccCCTCAGTATAAGAACATTTCTGTCATTCGAACAAATGCGATGAAGTTTTTGCcgaattatataaaaaaaaatcagatcgaaaaactatttttttgttttccggatccacattttaaaaagcaAAACTGGAGGAGAAGGACCATTACCATCGAGAACCTTTCCCTGTACTACTACCTACTTAAGACAGGTggcttaatttattttatcacTGATGTGTATACGCTGTATTTGTGGGTGAAGTTCTGTTTTAGCAAGTATCCCAGCTTTCAGCTACTTAGCCCAGAAGAATGCCAAGACGATATTTGTGTGCAACTCATACATGGGAGCTCCGAGGAGTCTAAGCGGGTGCGCAGAAATCAGCAAGCGATGTACTTTTGCGTCGCGCGGAAGGTGTAA
- a CDS encoding protein disulfide-isomerase, putative, which translates to MMGNLLLWSSFLLFSLACSNSKLPYPQGDLLKIDADNVQTVFDTNEYWLVKFYAPQCVHCKRIWSTIMNVKIDVQSDDKRRVYFGEVNCDDTNGRRICEQYDVLKIPQLKLFKGHELLSTYSYTTNDERSIKKWINYVTTPVFLAVHSEEELNSFQTEDNFFLTCSENLSDDLMKAAKLYSEECYFINIKNRELCDKLIIKENHLHIRGVDDHATYDLNKIDFEELKSFMNKNRFPLVSKVDHHTFFNLRSSGNNMILLLLDLQKGISAHLSQFKHYAKRHKRLGEFIFAYIDGKYYEENLELYGTDARKYPQIIVFSKRPHEYYFEDYFDLDHLDDVIDQIMKGSIKPKTETFTKSTILLTQLKKHINYIIEKAFKTDLTSFIGFICFIIMIIMTSVLVVHTIYKFINSPETAARAKEKKKN; encoded by the exons ATGATGGGCAACCTCCTCCTTTGGAGTTCATTCCTGCTCTTCTCCTTAGCTTGCTCGAACTCCAAGCTACCCTACCCCCAAGGTGACCTCCTCAAAATTGACGCGGATAATGTTCAAACCGTTTTTGACACAAATGAGTATTGGCTTGTAAAATT TTACGCCCCCCAGTGCGTGCACTGCAAGCGCATATGGAGCACCATaatgaatgtaaaaattgaCGTACAAAGTGATGATAAAAGAAGGGTGTATTTTGGAGAG GTTAACTGCGATGACACAAATGGACGGCGCATTTGCGAACAGTACGACGTTTTAAAGATACCCCAATTGAAACT GTTTAAGGGACACGAATTACTCTCAACCTACTCGTACACCACGAACGATGAGCGCtctataaaaaaatggataaattaTGTCACAac GCCAGTCTTTTTGGCTGTCCATTCGGAGGAAGAGTTAAATTCGTTCCAAACGGAGGACAACTTTTTTCTGACTTGTTCAGAAAATctaagt GACGACTTAATGAAGGCGGCAAAGTTGTATAGCGAGGAATGCTACTTTATTAACATTAAGAATAGG GAGCTGTGCGACAAGTTAATCATCAAGGAAAACCACTTGCACATTCGAGGGGTAGATGACCATGCGACTTATGACCTAAACAAAATC GACTTTGAGGAGCTGAAGTCttttatgaataaaaatCGGTTCCCCTTAGTGAGCAAAGTTGACCACCACACCTTTTTTAACCTAAGGAGCAGTG GAAATAATATGATACTACTCCTCTTGGACTTGCAAAAAGGGATTAGCGCACATCTCTCCCAATTTAAGCATTATGCtaagag GCATAAACGATTGGGAGAGTTCATTTTTGCGTACATAGACGGGAAGTACTACGaagag AACCTAGAGCTGTATGGCACCGACGCAAGAAAGTATCCACAAATCATCGTTTTCAGCAAACGTCCCCAC GAGTACTACTTCGAGGATTATTTCGATTTAGACCACCTGGATGACGTAATAG ATCAAATTATGAAGGGAAGCATTAAACCCAAGACCGAAACGTTTACGAAATCGACCAT ATTATTAACCCAGCTTAAGAAGCACATAAATTACATCATTGAAAAGGCCTTTAAAACGGATTTGACTTCCTTCATTGGGTTCATCTGCTTCATCATTATG ATAATAATGACGAGCGTTTTGGTAGTGCACACGATTTATAAATTCATAAATAGTCCAGAGACGGCAGCCCgtgcaaaggagaaaaaaaaaaactaa
- a CDS encoding TFIIS central domain-containing protein, putative, translating into MEKKEGRCKNGEGHEKEEDGDVVEPIQFVDVNSRNIFDLDITQLDIKKVNNHMKLSDISQLYYYLNKNSFCYTSEERPYISNMLQLKPFFSSNEVENYEVLEQLKQHDARENSGMRRFNLSRVVARNKLEEKEMMEGSGGKRDSHKVEATWNEYTTVTQVGRGYDDSEADVQTDVQTDVHTDVGDEWEGDRDSDNGGPLSRARQNGKNNNTNKHHAPEEAWHKSVSSTNSCHSSESISSSSSYSFCSSTSSSSVSSSSSSLSAFSPNRTDRKGKKGAPMSNLKILDVIKKYNENLEKLKTKKRRKIKSRIGKLKKYDTVSIQGHNNKMVMSQIYKFVKKRNNISIIGQLIYSNSDCKKFLYKNIDCHMNRWNVLPCLGYLNDISEQEILHRIQVYNIYEFIYLFDEFPLCCHHNRRLRVDQFTEKGSFGEGAIEEVTPSEPNDSGACEYDDEIVFNLVQREKKNRNDQGSCKFRVFYYNQFFCKNGELVPELPPNCISINRSTGENLHFYLNSNVYTRIRDTYNVFYDPNNTYVLTHKSFEYLYFFCFNCNTYYDINIVLSNLLYSHMNGLKTSDPPWDFIKMYPFILKYKKTYDVRIKRQRVKQTDIYFICVNCIFNNVYHVMEHLSFFFYFCDIVNSRNHNFLIYNECMKNIFNVDLPFFSLYNVPEEKALLNAQKKKMPIVLDKGKNLPAHKGNKKKKNSLACVNVKRKSNRNGDMFSTEHGGKVKIGTAVDSSKTTCSKNSIGSSKTTDCESSALGAQGLVAPTPYLPQTRDRHGEVAKGGLQEGKWSSRAAMVNEEKEEKKQLAGKTSKMEEANLAGKTSKMEEANLAGKTSKMEEANLAGKTSKMEVANLADNANEVENQNHPAEESRVKGEVSLAQGWVQETFQEEKQSNKRRSDRKRKKKKEDDDELFDEGCLTNEIEEDDTFEDYLDGQTDEDIVEENQILIEEVYSGDSDFCNDEQLSGRKRRKKTGKKVKLPKRESVKGKKSATREKAIPSAGATHSLENVPGVGNSVPEEKKKEEEDYKRPVDDVNRTCNEGNLANRSISKYKKVIDKIKHALDKEDTSGADVGGEKAIDTKELSERIVKEVIEKFNDKMEIKMKLFSICSNLMRKDNAELRKKILHGTIHATDLAHMDSSDLAPISLKNKRKEHERKYFYENIYLRANFLDLKNNKNVEEEVFHHPSVILEEQQQAQQQMQQQMQQQIQQQVQYGKNHQGDSLLGGNSGGNIVNDEGFIHPRDGKRGSSSNQSEDLDPLKHGDSNGEEKNGIPSSNSNGNLGDFKLRRKTSSGNEDQDMNLCVMIPPMEKYSFEFTYQNLKGMYEHMPKYASSPILTFLDNSYKRIVAIMEASRNEQL; encoded by the coding sequence atggagaaaaaagaaggaagatgcAAAAATGGCGAAGGTcatgagaaggaagaggacgGAGACGTGGTGGAACCCATACAATTTGTAGATGTGAACTCAAGGAATATCTTCGACCTGGACATTACACAGttagatataaaaaaagtgaataacCATATGAAGTTAAGTGACATAAGTCAACTATACTACTACCTGAACAAGAACTCCTTCTGCTATACATCGGAGGAGAGGCCATACATTTCAAACATGTTGCAGttgaaaccttttttttcctccaatgaggttgaaaattatgaagtTCTTGAACAACTGAAGCAACATGATGCGAGGGAGAATTCGGGGATGCGGAGATTTAATCTGAGTCGGGTTGTGGCGCGCAACAAActggaggagaaagaaatgaTGGAAGGGTCAGGGGGGAAGAGGGACTCGCACAAGGTGGAAGCCACGTGGAATGAGTACACCACCGTTACGCAGGTGGGCAGAGGCTATGATGACAGTGAAGCTGATGTACAAACTGATGTACAAACCGATGTGCACACCGATGTGGGGGATGAGTGGGAGGGTGATCGTGATAGTGACAATGGCGGTCCTCTCTCCAGGGCAAGACAGAATGGGAAGAATAACAACACGAACAAGCACCATGCCCCAGAAGAAGCGTGGCACAAATCCGTGTCTTCCACAAATTCGTGTCACTCATCTGAGTCGATTTCCTCAAGCAGTTCGTATTCGTTTTGTTCGTCCACCTCATCATCGTCCGTCTCGTCGTCTTCCTCGTCCCTCTCTGCATTCTCGCCGAACAGAACAGatagaaagggaaaaaaaggagcccCCATGagcaatttaaaaattctcgatgtaattaaaaagtacaatgaaaatttagaaaaactaaaaacaaaaaagaggagaaaaattaaaagtcgCATTGGAaagctaaaaaaatatgatacAGTTAGCATCCAAGGGCATAACAATAAGATGGTCATGTCTCAGATATATAAGTTtgtgaaaaagaggaacaacATCAGTATTATAGGCCAATTAATATATAGCAATAGTGACTGCAAGAAATTTCTATACAAGAACATTGATTGCCATATGAACAGGTGGAATGTGCTACCCTGCTTGGGGTACCTCAACGATATTAGCGAACAAGAGATCCTTCACAGGATCCAGGTTTATAATATCTACGAGTTCATTTACCTCTTTGATGAATTTCCCTTGTGTTGTCACCATAATAGGAGGTTAAGGGTGGATCAATTTACCGAAAAAGGTAGCTTTGGAGAAGGGGCAATTGAGGAAGTCACACCATCAGAGCCAAATGACAGCGGTGCGTGTGAGTACGACGACGAAATTGTGTTCAACTTAGTGCaaagagagaagaagaatCGAAACGATCAAGGTAGCTGTAAATTTAGAGTATTTTACTATaaccaatttttttgtaaaaacggAGAGTTGGTTCCTGAGTTACCCCCCAATTGCATAAGTATAAACAGGAGCACTGGAGAaaatctccatttttatttaaattcaAACGTGTATACAAGAATAAGAGATACCTACAATGTGTTCTATGATCCAAACAATACCTACGTGTTGACACACAAAAGTTTTGAGTACCTATACTTCTTCTGTTTTAACTGCAATACCTATTATGACATAAACATAGTTCTCTCGAACCTTCTATATAGCCATATGAATGGCTTGAAGACTTCCGATCCACCTTGGGatttcataaaaatgtacCCCTTTATCctaaagtacaaaaaaacatatgaTGTAAGGATCAAAAGACAAAGGGTAAAGCAAAcggatatttattttatttgcgTCAATTGTATTTTTAATAATGTGTACCATGTTATGGAAcacctctccttttttttttacttttgtgATATTGTAAATTCGCGtaatcataattttttaatatataatgagtgcatgaaaaatattttcaatgtTGATCTTCCGTTTTTCTCCCTGTACAATGTCCCCGAAGAGAAGGCGCTATTAAATgctcagaaaaaaaaaatgccaattgTTCTTGACAAGGGCAAAAATTTGCCTGCACATAaagggaataagaaaaaaaaaaactcccttGCTTGTGTAAACGTGAAACGGAAGAGCAACAGAAACGGGGATATGTTCTCCACCGAGCATGGGGGCAAGGTTAAAATTGGCACCGCTGTTGACAGTAGCAAAACCACCTGCAGTAAAAATTCGATTGGAAGTAGTAAAACCACTGACTGTGAGAGCTCCGCACTTGGAGCGCAGGGACTTGTGGCTCCCACGCCCTACTTGCCCCAAACGCGTGATCGTCACGGCGAAGTGGCCAAAGGTGGACTCCAAGAGGGGAAGTGGAGTTCGCGCGCGGCCATGGTTaacgaggaaaaagaggaaaagaagcaacTCGCGGGGAAAACgagcaaaatggaagaagccAACCTGGCGGGGAAAACgagcaaaatggaagaagccAACCTGGCGGGGAAAACgagcaaaatggaagaagccAACCTGGCGGGGAAAACGAGCAAAATGGAAGTAGCCAACCTCGCGGACAATGCAAACGAAGTGGAAAATCAAAACCATCCCGCAGAAGAAAGTCGTGTGAAAGGCGAGGTGTCCCTTGCGCAAGGCTGGGTGCAGGAAACTTTCCAGGAAGAAAAGCAAAGTAACAAAAGACGCAGTgacaggaagaggaagaaaaaaaaggaagacgaTGATGAACTGTTTGATGAGGGATGCTTGACAAACGAAATCGAAGAGGATGATACTTTTGAAGATTATTTGGATGGGCAGACGGATGAAGATATTGTGGAGGAGAACCAAATTTTGATTGAAGAGGTGTATAGCGGGGATTCAGATTTTTGCAACGACGAGCAGTTGTCAGGgcggaagagaaggaagaagactGGAAAGAAAGTGAAGCTACCCAAGAGGGAAAGcgttaaggggaagaagagcGCCACAAGAGAGAAAGCAATCCCTTCAGCAGGGGCTACTCATTCCCTGGAGAATGTCCCAGGCGTTGGGAACTCCGTGCccgaagagaagaagaaggaagaagaagattacAAAAGACCTGTGGACGACGTGAATCGAACATGCAACGAAGGAAACCTAGCGAACAGAAGCATAAGTAAGTATAAAAAGGTGatagataaaataaaacatgcCCTTGACAAGGAAGATACAAGTGGAGCAGATGTAGGGGGAGAGAAAGCGATAGACACTAAGGAACTGAGTGAAAGAATCGTAAAAGAAGTTATAGAAAAGTTCAacgacaaaatggaaataaagaTGAAGTTATTTTCCATCTGTTCCAACCTCATGCGGAAGGACAACGCtgaattgagaaaaaaaattctccatGGGACAATACATGCCACTGATCTAGCACATATGGACTCATCTGACCTAGCTCCCATCAGTTTGAAGAACAAGAGGAAGGAGCACGAGAGGAAATACTTTTATGAAAACATTTACCTCCGTGCCAATTTCCTcgatttgaaaaataataaaaatgtggaagaggAGGTTTTTCATCACCCAAGTGTCATTTTGGAGGAACAACAACAGGCGCAACAACAGATGCAACAACAGATGCAACAACAGATTCAACAACAGGTGCAATACGGGAAGAATCACCAGGGGGATTCTCTTCTTGGAGGGAATAGTGGAGGGAATATCGTGAATGATGAAGGATTCATTCATCCCCGTGATGGAAAAAGGGGGTCGTCTTCCAATCAGAGCGAGGACTTGGATCCGTTAAAGCATGGGGATAGCAAtggagaggagaaaaatggcaTCCCCTCAAGTAACAGTAATGGAAACTTGGGCGACTTCaaattaaggagaaaaacatcCTCAGGAAATGAAGACCAGGACATGAACCTCTGTGTGATGATACCTCCCATGGAGAAGTATTCCTTTGAATTCACCTACCAGAATTTGAAGGGGATGTACGAACACATGCCCAAGTATGCTTCATCCCCCATCCTGACATTCCTGGATAACTCCTACAAACGGATCGTTGCCATCATGGAGGCGAGCAGGAATGAGCAGCTTTGA